A DNA window from Mariprofundus aestuarium contains the following coding sequences:
- a CDS encoding PAS domain S-box protein, giving the protein MDRITDSAYRSDFLAVAVAIATVWLAGIYLDLFEVIHTYLHAFEQFQLDELLMAILSLSIGASWLSWRRWQESEQARVVLKQSEARLMDTQAKYDEVQMLAHLGHWELDLITSELTWSDENHRIFGVEPGSVNTYDTFLETVHPDDLEYVNSSYLISVENRTNYDIEHRLLLPDGSIKWVRERCNTYYGEDGKPLRSIGTVHDITEFKRVQKGIEESHARFSGIIDQAEDAIVTINSDQKIVLFNSSAERTFGYSQQEVIGQRLELLLPERFRVGHHKHVEGFQSNSADHMIKSCRGLTGLRKNGEEFPIDGSISSQKLGDSVEMTIIFRDISEQLKSQELLRKVSKAVEEAGEAIMITDCNAVIEYVNPAFCTNTGYSLEEVVGKNPSILKSEAQDPKHYENLWSTISRGEVWSGALIDRRKDGSYYPAMMTISPIHDELGEITHYVSLQQDMTEYKRMEEQFLQAQKMESIGTLVGGIAHDFNNMLAAIEGNLYLAKMKLTKNEPDKVFSKIENIEKISLSAAEMVKQLLTFARRDSVSMTNLPLKPYLKEALKLSRSAIPENIEIVPDLCDDELHIQGESTQIQQLVMNLLNNARDALSGVAEPKITVQLSLFVLNEQFRRDHPEISSDTMALLTIADNGCGISEANQDKVFEPFFTTKGVGKGTGLGLAMVFGAVKRHGGVIELESGKDSGTEFRIYLPLVTEATEDIAEHSSNIAIGQNETVLLVDDEEMLRETTSELLKNLGYRVLEAADGQEALQVFSENVDEISILITDIVMPKMGGVELAEEVRKLRGGIPVIFITGYDRHQTLAADSEGSDRSMLLSKPFNIDGLSHSIRKLIE; this is encoded by the coding sequence GTGGATAGAATAACGGATAGCGCCTATCGCAGCGATTTTCTCGCTGTCGCTGTTGCAATCGCTACTGTATGGCTGGCGGGCATCTATTTAGATCTCTTCGAGGTCATTCACACCTACCTTCACGCCTTCGAGCAATTCCAGCTTGATGAGCTGCTGATGGCCATACTATCTCTATCAATCGGTGCATCCTGGCTCTCCTGGCGGCGCTGGCAGGAGAGTGAGCAGGCTCGAGTTGTTTTGAAGCAATCGGAAGCGCGGCTTATGGATACTCAGGCGAAATATGACGAGGTTCAGATGTTGGCTCACCTGGGCCACTGGGAACTTGACCTTATCACCAGTGAACTGACGTGGTCGGATGAGAATCATCGCATATTCGGCGTGGAACCCGGCAGTGTTAATACCTATGACACATTTCTGGAAACAGTACATCCTGATGACCTGGAGTATGTAAACAGCTCGTATCTGATCTCTGTTGAAAACAGAACCAATTACGATATAGAACACCGCCTGCTGCTGCCTGATGGCTCGATCAAGTGGGTGCGCGAACGCTGTAATACCTATTATGGCGAAGACGGTAAGCCATTGCGATCCATTGGCACCGTGCACGATATCACTGAGTTCAAACGCGTGCAGAAAGGGATTGAGGAGAGTCATGCGCGCTTCTCCGGCATTATCGACCAGGCCGAAGATGCCATTGTTACGATCAACAGTGATCAGAAGATTGTGCTCTTCAACAGCTCGGCTGAGAGGACCTTTGGTTACTCTCAACAAGAGGTTATCGGGCAGCGGCTCGAGCTGTTGTTGCCGGAGCGCTTCCGGGTTGGACACCATAAGCATGTTGAAGGATTCCAGAGCAATTCAGCCGATCATATGATTAAGTCTTGTCGAGGACTGACTGGACTGCGCAAAAATGGTGAGGAATTCCCCATTGATGGATCAATTTCCAGCCAGAAACTCGGAGATTCAGTTGAAATGACGATCATCTTTCGTGATATCTCCGAGCAGCTGAAATCACAGGAGCTGTTGCGCAAGGTTTCCAAGGCAGTCGAGGAGGCGGGTGAGGCTATTATGATCACCGATTGCAATGCAGTGATTGAGTATGTGAATCCGGCCTTCTGCACAAACACAGGATATTCGCTGGAGGAGGTGGTCGGCAAAAACCCCTCAATCCTTAAAAGCGAGGCGCAGGACCCGAAACATTACGAGAATCTCTGGAGTACAATCAGCAGAGGCGAGGTATGGAGTGGAGCGCTCATCGACCGGCGCAAGGATGGTAGTTACTACCCGGCCATGATGACCATCTCTCCTATCCATGACGAGCTCGGAGAAATCACCCATTACGTATCCCTCCAGCAGGATATGACTGAATACAAAAGGATGGAGGAGCAGTTCCTGCAGGCTCAAAAGATGGAATCGATTGGTACACTGGTTGGCGGCATTGCCCACGATTTCAATAATATGCTGGCGGCTATCGAGGGGAACCTCTATCTGGCCAAGATGAAATTGACAAAGAATGAGCCAGATAAGGTGTTCAGTAAAATTGAGAATATTGAGAAGATCAGTCTCTCGGCGGCCGAGATGGTGAAACAGCTTCTCACCTTTGCCCGTAGGGACTCAGTCTCAATGACTAACTTGCCACTTAAACCTTACCTGAAAGAGGCGCTTAAGCTTTCCAGAAGTGCAATCCCGGAAAATATCGAGATTGTCCCCGACCTTTGTGACGATGAACTTCATATCCAAGGGGAGAGCACACAGATTCAGCAGTTGGTGATGAACCTACTCAACAACGCACGCGATGCACTCTCGGGCGTTGCTGAGCCGAAGATCACGGTTCAACTCAGCCTGTTTGTTTTGAATGAACAATTCAGGCGTGACCATCCTGAAATATCCAGTGATACCATGGCGCTATTAACCATCGCTGATAACGGTTGCGGTATCTCAGAAGCTAACCAGGATAAGGTATTTGAACCATTCTTTACCACCAAAGGGGTTGGCAAGGGGACAGGACTTGGGCTTGCCATGGTGTTCGGGGCTGTCAAAAGGCACGGCGGTGTCATTGAGTTGGAAAGTGGCAAGGACTCTGGAACCGAGTTCAGGATTTATCTGCCGCTGGTGACTGAGGCTACCGAAGATATTGCTGAGCACAGCAGTAATATCGCCATTGGTCAAAATGAAACAGTTCTCCTCGTTGATGACGAAGAAATGTTGCGAGAAACAACATCTGAGTTGTTGAAAAATCTTGGTTACAGGGTGCTAGAGGCGGCTGATGGGCAAGAGGCGCTGCAGGTGTTCAGCGAGAATGTGGACGAGATATCGATACTTATCACCGATATCGTGATGCCGAAGATGGGCGGGGTCGAACTGGCTGAAGAGGTGCGCAAATTGCGCGGGGGTATCCCGGTCATCTTTATTACCGGTTACGACAGGCATCAGACCCTTGCTGCCGACAGCGAGGGTTCTGACAGGAGCATGTTGTTGAGTAAGCCTTTTAATATTGACGGCCTCAGTCACTCCATCCGTAAGCTGATCGAGTGA
- the trxB gene encoding thioredoxin-disulfide reductase has product MSEAVHHPLIILGSGPAGYSAAIYAARANLNPVVIQGQQAGGQLTTTTDVDNYPGYKDGVQGPEMMEDFKAQAERFGTEIIWDHINETDLSSRPFKLFGDDGSYTCDALIIATGASAQYLGLPSEEAFSGRGVSACATCDGFFYRGKDVAVVGGGDTAVEEALYLANLCNKVTLIHRRDELRAEKIMQDKLLATENIDVAWCSTTDEILGDDMGVTGIRLKSTIDGSTRELDVHGVFIAIGHKPNTGFLGGQLEMDETGYLITKGKSTATSVEGVFAAGDVADPVYRQAVTSAGEGCKAALDVERWHASQKQP; this is encoded by the coding sequence ATGTCTGAAGCTGTTCATCACCCTCTCATTATTCTCGGTTCCGGACCTGCCGGTTACAGCGCCGCGATTTATGCAGCCCGCGCCAACCTCAATCCGGTTGTGATTCAGGGTCAGCAGGCTGGTGGCCAGCTGACGACCACGACCGATGTTGATAACTATCCGGGCTATAAGGATGGTGTGCAGGGTCCTGAGATGATGGAAGATTTCAAAGCTCAGGCCGAGCGCTTCGGCACCGAAATCATATGGGACCATATCAACGAGACCGATCTCTCTTCCCGCCCGTTCAAACTCTTCGGTGACGATGGCAGCTACACCTGTGATGCACTGATTATCGCCACAGGTGCTTCCGCCCAATATCTGGGTCTGCCAAGTGAAGAGGCATTCTCAGGGCGTGGTGTTTCCGCCTGTGCAACCTGTGATGGTTTCTTCTATCGCGGCAAGGATGTGGCGGTGGTCGGCGGTGGTGATACTGCCGTGGAAGAGGCACTCTATCTGGCCAACCTCTGCAACAAGGTGACCCTGATCCACCGCCGCGATGAGCTGCGTGCCGAGAAGATCATGCAGGACAAGCTTCTGGCGACTGAAAACATTGATGTGGCCTGGTGCAGCACTACTGACGAGATCCTCGGTGATGACATGGGCGTGACCGGTATCCGTTTGAAATCCACTATTGATGGCTCTACACGCGAATTGGATGTGCATGGTGTATTTATCGCTATTGGCCACAAGCCGAACACCGGCTTCCTGGGCGGCCAACTGGAGATGGATGAAACCGGTTACCTGATTACCAAGGGCAAGAGTACAGCCACTTCGGTCGAGGGCGTATTTGCCGCAGGTGATGTGGCTGATCCGGTTTACCGTCAGGCAGTCACCAGTGCCGGCGAAGGGTGTAAAGCGGCACTGGATGTCGAACGCTGGCATGCCTCGCAGAAACAACCTTAG
- the mgtE gene encoding magnesium transporter, whose product MHNHDDSQALLSSKEALHLAKWDEARLEELLSEMHGSELGELLLSCRKDSERQTLIEYIPDELLGDALLELPEGMQEDMLADFNSSEVEDVVEHLDSDDAADILQAVDKGVADEVIERLEPAERREIESLLYHDEESAGGMMQAELFKVRQDWSVEKVLQVLRRFGKEIENLNYVYVVDSDDLLVGVISLHALLFSEADVVVSQLAKADFPRALAGQDQEDVAHIFEKYDVLALPVVDEQGVLIGRITADDVIDVIQEEATEDMYRLAALSDDDDLAEPVGVTARRRGVWLAVNLLTAIAASVVIAQFEATIAQVVALAVLMPIVASMGGIAGTQTLTVIVRGIALGRVTFDNARRTLIKEVSVGLVSGVSFAVVIGTIASFWFPELGIRLGWIIAAAMLLNLFAAALAGAMIPLTLKRLNIDPALASGTILTTVTDVVGFFSFLGLATLFLI is encoded by the coding sequence GTGCATAATCACGATGACAGCCAGGCACTGCTAAGCAGCAAAGAGGCCCTCCATCTCGCCAAATGGGACGAGGCACGCCTTGAAGAACTGCTGTCAGAGATGCACGGCTCGGAGCTGGGTGAACTGCTGCTCTCCTGCCGCAAGGACAGTGAGCGCCAGACTCTGATTGAATATATTCCCGATGAGTTGCTCGGTGATGCCCTGCTGGAACTGCCGGAAGGCATGCAGGAAGATATGCTGGCTGACTTTAATTCCAGCGAGGTCGAGGATGTTGTAGAGCACCTTGATTCCGACGATGCGGCCGACATTCTTCAGGCTGTCGACAAGGGCGTTGCCGATGAGGTGATTGAGCGGCTGGAGCCTGCAGAGCGCCGCGAGATTGAGTCGCTGCTCTATCATGATGAGGAGTCTGCCGGTGGCATGATGCAGGCGGAGCTCTTCAAGGTGCGTCAGGATTGGAGTGTTGAGAAGGTGCTGCAGGTGCTGCGTCGTTTCGGCAAAGAGATCGAAAACCTCAACTATGTTTATGTTGTTGATAGTGATGATCTTCTGGTTGGCGTTATCTCCCTGCATGCGTTGCTGTTTTCCGAGGCTGATGTGGTTGTTAGCCAGCTTGCAAAAGCCGATTTTCCGCGTGCTCTTGCCGGGCAGGATCAGGAGGATGTTGCGCATATCTTTGAAAAGTACGATGTGTTGGCACTGCCGGTTGTTGATGAGCAGGGCGTACTGATCGGGCGCATCACCGCCGATGACGTGATCGATGTGATTCAGGAAGAGGCAACCGAGGATATGTACCGACTGGCTGCTTTGTCGGATGATGACGACCTGGCAGAACCGGTCGGTGTTACTGCACGCAGACGTGGCGTATGGCTGGCTGTGAATCTGCTAACGGCCATTGCCGCTTCGGTTGTGATTGCCCAGTTTGAGGCGACGATTGCTCAGGTGGTGGCGTTGGCGGTTTTGATGCCGATTGTCGCCAGTATGGGTGGTATTGCAGGTACTCAGACACTGACGGTGATTGTGCGCGGCATTGCACTTGGCAGGGTTACCTTTGACAATGCCCGCCGCACGCTTATCAAGGAGGTGTCGGTTGGTTTGGTTTCCGGGGTCAGTTTTGCAGTGGTGATTGGTACTATTGCATCATTCTGGTTCCCTGAACTGGGCATTCGGTTGGGCTGGATTATTGCCGCAGCGATGCTGCTTAACCTGTTTGCGGCTGCCCTTGCCGGAGCCATGATTCCACTAACCCTGAAGCGGCTGAATATCGACCCTGCTTTGGCATCCGGAACGATTCTGACTACGGTCACTGATGTGGTCGGTTTCTTCTCGTTTCTTGGCCTGGCGACACTGTTCCTCATCTGA
- the mfd gene encoding transcription-repair coupling factor, which yields MKTTSTIEKPDNPSPMTGLAWQLAGLARTDRLSVWICPDLRSYRQLIEELAFFLQEEPDILWRFPAWEVLPYDRVSPHHGIVGQRFATLGRLLNTPAPKGLLLTALPAWLQRIAPPETVASHVWQLERNATFDISTLKSRLSEAGMIASERVLAPGEFAARGGLFDVWPATEVTPLRIDLFGDEIESIRRFDPETQRSGEELDRFTSVPVREVILDKAGQETFASAFRARFPQLRKHPMLAAAMAGRPHPGIEALLPLAYQNTARLLDYLPEETAIYSLKGLAEQQSVFSGQVRAQFEMVKASSEPSISPQELFAVDTPSPCQSLSATPVESAPSITDFGSRKPLHALQEALQQRLDAGWSISLIAHGLGQQERMLEACGGLADSIPELHPQNIGSGQKLSSCIGYLDAGFALPEEKLLLLTGRELLGQRLPRKRSSRGTTVLHADIFNSLAELKVGDPVVHEDHGVGRYHGLETMGDEEDLADFIKIEYASGAHVFVPVEELSRLHRYTGDDSPKLNTLGSEKWKRTRERVQRDLLAMAHELIEVEAERTGVQRQPCKLEGELFDAYEEFVARFPFEETDDQADAIDAVLADLTRDQPMDRVICGDVGFGKTEVAMRAAFVVAQSGRQVAILAPTTVLANQHFASFSERFSGTGLKVEMISRLQGVKETARIGRELAGGEIRLLVGTHRLLSEQFEFADLGMVIVDEEQRFGVKHKQKLKALNVGVDLLTLTATPIPRTLHQTLSGLRSVSIISTPPAEREAIRTMVSSFDTHIANEAIRRELYRGGQVYYLHNHVKSIERIAARLREDLPEAEIGIAHGQMSPAELDRQMVAFYEGRLHILVCTTIVESGLDVPNANTLIIERADLLGLSQLHQIRGRVGRSHRQAYAYLFTPDARAMTADARERLQAIAEHSELGAGFLLARQDMEIRGAGNLLGAEQSGKIEEIGLDMYMEMLTEAVSEARGQPKKPVQQTDMHLAINAILPPNYVPQPGERLNLYRRIYRASDDSQVTLLFEEMTDRFGRMPDEAKYCLESARIRWRAQALALASVRVSTQGVRLNFTADSPIEPVNLLMRVQREPNRFRLTPDGNLTLLQSETDSRERLKGCIAFLDSLLDSSSL from the coding sequence ATGAAAACGACCAGTACAATAGAGAAGCCAGACAACCCCTCTCCGATGACAGGCCTTGCCTGGCAACTGGCCGGGCTTGCCCGCACCGACAGACTCTCCGTATGGATCTGTCCCGATCTGCGCAGCTACCGTCAACTGATCGAGGAGCTCGCTTTTTTCCTGCAGGAGGAACCGGATATTCTTTGGCGATTCCCTGCCTGGGAGGTGCTTCCATATGACCGCGTATCACCGCATCACGGTATTGTCGGTCAACGATTCGCAACCCTCGGCCGTCTGCTGAATACACCCGCGCCCAAAGGCCTACTCCTTACCGCTCTTCCAGCCTGGCTGCAGCGTATCGCACCACCTGAAACGGTGGCCTCGCATGTATGGCAGCTTGAGCGCAATGCCACATTTGATATCAGCACGCTTAAATCGCGCCTGAGCGAGGCGGGTATGATCGCTTCCGAGCGCGTGCTCGCACCGGGTGAATTTGCTGCCCGTGGCGGCCTGTTCGATGTCTGGCCTGCCACCGAAGTCACCCCGCTGCGCATCGATCTGTTTGGTGATGAAATTGAATCAATCCGCCGCTTTGACCCTGAAACCCAGCGTAGTGGCGAAGAGCTTGATCGCTTCACCTCGGTGCCTGTTCGCGAAGTAATCCTCGATAAAGCAGGTCAGGAGACTTTTGCATCCGCCTTCCGAGCACGGTTCCCGCAACTGCGCAAGCATCCGATGCTAGCTGCTGCCATGGCCGGCCGTCCGCATCCCGGCATCGAGGCGCTGCTGCCTCTGGCCTATCAAAACACGGCTCGCCTGCTTGATTACCTTCCTGAAGAGACGGCCATCTATTCACTAAAGGGGCTGGCAGAACAGCAGTCTGTTTTTTCCGGGCAGGTACGCGCCCAGTTTGAAATGGTGAAGGCAAGTTCCGAGCCCAGCATCAGCCCGCAGGAGCTCTTTGCCGTTGATACCCCGAGCCCCTGCCAGTCACTAAGCGCCACCCCTGTCGAGTCAGCACCATCAATCACCGATTTCGGCAGCAGAAAGCCGCTGCACGCGCTGCAGGAAGCACTCCAGCAGCGGCTAGATGCGGGCTGGAGCATCAGCCTGATCGCCCACGGTCTTGGCCAGCAGGAGCGCATGCTTGAGGCCTGTGGCGGACTCGCTGACTCAATTCCGGAACTGCACCCGCAGAACATCGGCAGCGGCCAGAAACTGAGCAGCTGTATCGGATATCTTGATGCCGGCTTTGCCCTTCCAGAAGAGAAGCTGCTGCTACTCACTGGACGCGAACTGCTTGGTCAGCGACTGCCGCGCAAACGCAGCAGTCGCGGCACCACTGTATTGCATGCCGATATCTTCAACAGCCTTGCTGAACTGAAGGTGGGTGATCCCGTTGTGCATGAGGACCACGGCGTCGGTCGCTACCACGGCCTTGAAACGATGGGCGATGAAGAAGATCTGGCTGACTTCATCAAGATCGAATATGCCTCCGGTGCCCATGTCTTCGTACCGGTTGAAGAGTTAAGCCGACTGCATCGCTATACGGGCGATGATTCACCAAAACTCAACACTCTAGGCTCCGAAAAGTGGAAGCGCACCCGAGAACGTGTACAGCGCGATCTTCTGGCCATGGCGCATGAACTGATAGAGGTAGAGGCTGAACGCACCGGCGTACAACGCCAGCCATGCAAGCTTGAAGGGGAGCTTTTTGATGCCTACGAGGAGTTCGTGGCCCGCTTCCCGTTTGAGGAGACCGATGATCAAGCTGATGCGATTGATGCAGTCCTGGCTGACCTGACACGCGATCAGCCAATGGACCGTGTGATCTGCGGTGATGTCGGCTTTGGTAAAACAGAAGTGGCGATGCGTGCGGCATTTGTTGTTGCCCAGTCTGGGCGTCAGGTGGCGATCCTCGCCCCAACCACTGTGCTGGCCAACCAGCACTTTGCCAGCTTCTCCGAACGTTTTTCCGGTACCGGACTGAAGGTTGAGATGATCTCCAGACTACAAGGGGTAAAAGAGACCGCACGTATCGGGCGCGAACTTGCCGGTGGTGAAATCCGCCTGCTAGTCGGTACCCATCGCCTGCTTTCCGAACAGTTTGAATTTGCTGATCTCGGCATGGTGATCGTCGATGAGGAGCAGCGCTTTGGCGTAAAACACAAGCAGAAACTCAAGGCCTTGAATGTCGGTGTTGATCTACTCACACTCACCGCCACCCCGATTCCACGTACCCTGCACCAGACCCTTTCAGGCTTAAGGTCTGTATCGATTATCAGCACTCCGCCTGCTGAGCGTGAGGCGATTCGCACCATGGTATCAAGCTTTGATACCCATATCGCCAATGAAGCGATCCGGCGTGAGCTCTATCGCGGCGGTCAGGTCTACTACCTGCACAACCATGTTAAAAGTATCGAGCGCATTGCAGCCCGACTGAGGGAGGATCTGCCTGAGGCGGAAATTGGTATTGCCCATGGGCAGATGAGTCCGGCCGAACTGGACCGGCAGATGGTGGCATTCTATGAGGGGCGCCTGCACATCCTTGTCTGTACCACCATTGTCGAGTCGGGGCTGGACGTGCCCAATGCCAATACGCTGATTATTGAACGCGCCGACCTTCTGGGGCTCTCGCAGCTGCACCAGATTCGAGGACGTGTTGGCCGCAGCCATCGTCAGGCCTACGCCTACCTCTTCACCCCCGATGCACGTGCCATGACTGCAGATGCACGTGAGCGACTGCAGGCGATTGCCGAACATAGTGAGCTTGGTGCCGGATTCCTGCTGGCCCGCCAGGACATGGAAATTCGTGGCGCGGGCAACCTGCTGGGAGCGGAGCAAAGCGGCAAGATTGAGGAGATCGGACTGGACATGTACATGGAGATGCTGACTGAAGCGGTCTCCGAAGCACGTGGCCAGCCCAAGAAGCCTGTGCAGCAGACCGATATGCACCTCGCCATCAATGCCATTCTGCCACCGAATTATGTGCCGCAACCGGGTGAGCGACTGAATCTCTATCGGCGCATCTATCGTGCCAGTGATGACAGTCAGGTTACGCTGCTGTTTGAGGAGATGACCGATCGCTTCGGGCGCATGCCGGATGAGGCGAAATACTGCCTCGAATCGGCCCGTATCCGCTGGCGTGCCCAGGCTCTGGCACTGGCATCGGTTCGTGTCTCGACTCAGGGTGTACGCCTGAATTTCACCGCCGATTCTCCGATTGAACCGGTCAATCTACTGATGCGCGTACAGCGTGAACCGAACCGCTTCAGGCTTACGCCGGACGGCAACCTCACCCTGTTGCAAAGCGAAACCGATAGTCGCGAACGACTGAAAGGCTGCATTGCCTTTCTTGACTCGCTGTTGGATAGTTCTTCACTGTAA
- the serB gene encoding phosphoserine phosphatase SerB, whose product MLSNFLLPPNYALPISVNSPLFNVPGGGQLLLCSTHDAYRLREHYGCATLEAVQMQISLQEGKRLDIWQSELEAAHMNAHIFGCDDFDSFKEICESLILERIGILQVSTQPGHCRMLLAGNSDTATMTMRLRPLSERLGVDIAVTALKPSPNLAEPGLLLMDMDSTLIQCECIDEIADFMGIKEQVAVITQLSMEGKLDFAASFTERVKLLKGLDASVLQRVLDERIRLTDGAEALIRGLQAHGWKTGLVSGGFTFFTSHFEKKLGLDFSMGNELEIVDGKLTGGFIGDIVDANSKRTALLSKAKEWAIPMSQTIAIGDGANDLPMIEVAGMGIAFHAKPRVRELAPYALSYGGLDRALDLL is encoded by the coding sequence ATGCTGAGTAACTTCCTGCTGCCGCCAAACTATGCGCTGCCGATTTCTGTTAACTCGCCGCTGTTCAATGTCCCCGGTGGCGGGCAACTGCTTCTCTGCAGCACGCATGATGCTTACCGGCTGCGCGAACATTATGGCTGCGCCACGCTGGAAGCGGTGCAGATGCAGATCAGCCTGCAGGAAGGAAAGCGTCTCGATATCTGGCAGTCTGAACTGGAAGCGGCACACATGAACGCCCATATCTTCGGCTGTGATGATTTCGACTCTTTCAAGGAGATCTGTGAATCGCTGATACTCGAGCGCATTGGCATCCTTCAGGTTAGTACGCAGCCCGGCCACTGCCGCATGCTTCTGGCAGGAAATTCTGATACCGCAACAATGACCATGCGCCTGCGTCCGCTATCTGAGCGACTTGGGGTGGATATCGCGGTCACCGCGCTTAAACCCTCTCCGAATCTTGCCGAACCCGGCCTGCTGCTGATGGATATGGACTCCACCCTGATCCAGTGCGAGTGCATCGATGAGATCGCCGACTTCATGGGCATCAAGGAGCAGGTAGCCGTCATCACCCAACTCTCCATGGAGGGGAAACTCGATTTCGCCGCCTCCTTTACCGAGCGCGTTAAGCTGCTCAAAGGGCTTGATGCCTCTGTGCTGCAGCGCGTACTTGATGAGCGCATAAGGCTCACCGATGGTGCCGAGGCCTTGATCCGAGGTTTGCAGGCGCACGGCTGGAAAACCGGGCTCGTCTCCGGGGGCTTCACCTTCTTCACCAGCCACTTCGAAAAGAAGCTGGGGCTGGATTTCTCCATGGGCAATGAACTGGAGATTGTCGATGGCAAACTGACTGGTGGCTTTATCGGCGATATCGTTGATGCCAACAGCAAACGCACAGCCCTGCTTTCCAAGGCCAAGGAGTGGGCCATCCCGATGTCACAGACCATCGCCATTGGTGACGGTGCCAACGACCTACCAATGATCGAAGTTGCAGGCATGGGCATCGCCTTCCACGCCAAACCGCGTGTGCGCGAACTGGCCCCCTACGCCCTCTCCTACGGCGGCCTGGATCGCGCCCTCGACCTTCTATGA
- a CDS encoding YihY/virulence factor BrkB family protein — protein sequence MKLKAAVMQMLWPEDIESFPGWKVLLARTLQVTFAVVRDFLDGQLTLRAMSLVYTTLLSLVPLLALTFSVLKGFGVHNQLEPVLLNTMSALGDKGIEIARQIVSFVENIKVGVLGSLGLGMLIFTVVSLLYKIEKSFNYTWHITQPRPMGQRFSEYLSVVLVGPLLIFSALGMTASLMSSTIIQRLSEIPVLGWFVATIGNLVPFVLVIIAFTFVYIFMPNTKVRVGPALIGGAVAGIAWEASGWVFGSFVVNSANYTAVYSGFAILIMFMIWLFVSWLVLLLGSSIAFYCQHPEHLGSRRGQLELSAQVTEKLSLLVMFFIGRHYYRNEKGWHLDDLARWLGVPLNVLEVVLSKLHDRQLILSTSEASAPYVPAHDMETLQVKQILDAVRAGNEVSDMIAWRLPLEPVVEGIVQGADEAVDRAMHQQTLKQMVLAGIEGEAAESGKVDPEL from the coding sequence ATGAAATTGAAAGCAGCCGTCATGCAGATGCTCTGGCCGGAAGATATCGAGTCGTTCCCCGGTTGGAAGGTGCTGCTTGCCCGTACCCTGCAGGTCACCTTTGCCGTAGTGCGAGACTTTCTCGATGGGCAGCTCACCCTGCGTGCGATGAGTCTGGTTTACACGACACTGCTCTCGCTGGTGCCTCTTCTGGCACTGACTTTCTCCGTACTCAAAGGTTTTGGTGTTCATAACCAGCTTGAGCCGGTTCTGCTGAACACCATGTCGGCTCTCGGTGACAAGGGTATTGAGATAGCCAGGCAGATTGTCAGTTTCGTTGAAAATATCAAAGTGGGCGTGCTGGGATCTCTGGGGCTGGGTATGCTGATTTTTACCGTTGTGTCACTGCTCTACAAGATCGAGAAATCCTTCAATTATACATGGCATATAACCCAGCCCAGACCGATGGGGCAACGTTTCAGTGAATACCTGAGCGTGGTGCTGGTCGGGCCACTGCTTATTTTTTCCGCTCTCGGCATGACGGCATCGCTGATGAGCTCCACCATCATCCAGAGACTCTCCGAGATACCTGTTCTCGGCTGGTTTGTGGCTACCATCGGCAACCTGGTTCCCTTCGTGCTGGTGATCATTGCTTTTACATTTGTTTATATCTTTATGCCCAATACCAAAGTGCGGGTGGGACCTGCACTGATTGGAGGAGCCGTTGCAGGTATTGCCTGGGAAGCTTCGGGCTGGGTGTTCGGAAGCTTTGTTGTTAATTCTGCCAACTACACAGCTGTCTACTCCGGCTTTGCCATTCTGATCATGTTTATGATCTGGCTGTTTGTCAGCTGGCTGGTGTTGCTGCTCGGCTCCAGTATCGCCTTCTACTGCCAGCATCCCGAACATCTGGGAAGCCGCCGCGGTCAGCTGGAGTTAAGCGCTCAGGTGACAGAGAAGCTCTCTCTGCTGGTGATGTTCTTTATAGGCCGCCATTACTACCGTAACGAAAAAGGCTGGCATCTCGATGATCTGGCACGCTGGCTGGGTGTGCCTTTGAATGTGCTCGAAGTGGTGTTGAGTAAACTGCATGATCGTCAGCTCATTCTCAGCACCAGTGAAGCATCGGCACCTTATGTGCCTGCCCATGATATGGAGACGCTGCAGGTTAAACAGATTCTCGATGCCGTTCGTGCAGGTAATGAGGTGAGTGACATGATCGCCTGGCGATTGCCGCTGGAGCCGGTAGTGGAAGGGATCGTGCAGGGGGCGGATGAGGCCGTTGATCGCGCCATGCATCAACAGACGCTAAAGCAGATGGTGCTTGCCGGTATTGAAGGTGAAGCAGCTGAGAGCGGCAAGGTTGATCCAGAACTGTAA